GGTGTCGTCGGTGCTCGCGTCGTCGATGACGAAGATCCGGACCCGGTCGGGCGGGTACTCCAGCGCCATCAGCCGTTCGAGCGAGGCCGTGAGCACGGGTGCCTCGTTCCACGCCGGGATCAGCACCACGACACGCGGCAGGTGCGGGGCCGCCCGGCGCAGGTGCGAGCGCAGCGCGTGGAACGGCACGATGCCGTACAGCACGATGCCCCCGACGACGGGGATGAGCGCCGTGGCCACGCACGCCACGAGCAGCGCGACGAGCACGTCGCGCAGGATGTCGACCATCGGTCCTCCGGTCCGTCACGGGGGCGACCTGCCGCGTCCCGGACGCCCTGCTGCCGATCGACGACGCCCTCTGCTGCACGCCCCGTCGACCACGCTATCCACGCGCGCGCCGACTCGCGTGCGCAGCGACCGCGCGTCGCCCGGACGCCGTGGGTCCGCCGTAGCCTCGGGACGTGCCCGACGCCGCGTTCTCCGACCCTCGCCTCGCCGCTCTCTACGACCCGCTCGACCCCGACCGGTCGGACCTCGACGTGTACGCGGCGCTCGTCGACGAGCTCGGAGCGCGCACCGTGCTCGACGTCGGCTGCGGCACGGGGACGTTCGCGGTGCTGCTCGCCCGCCGTGGCGTCGACGTCGTCGGGGTCGACCCGGCGGTCGCGTCGCTCGACGTGGCGCGCGCCAAGCCGGACGCCGAGCGGGTCCGCTGGGTCCACGGCGACGCGACGACCCTCCCGCCGCTGGGCGTCGACCTCGCGGTGATGACCGGGAACGTCGCGCAGGTGTTCGTCGCGGACGACGACTGGGACGCGACCCTGGCCGGGCTGCATGCCGCGATCAGGCCGGGTGGGCACCTGGTGCTCGAGACCCGCGTGCCGGCGCGCGAGGCGTGGCGCGACTGGACCCGGGAACGGACGTGGTCCCGGGACGACGTGCCCGGCGTGGGCGTGGTCGAGACGTGGACGGACCTGCGGGACGTCTCCCCCGGCCGCGCGACGTTCCGCTCGACGTACGCGTTGCGGACGGCACCGTGCTCACGTCGGACTCGACGCTGCGGTTCCGCGAGCAGGACGAGGTCGTCCGCTCGCTCGCCGCGGCGGGCTTCACGGTCACCGAGGTCCGGGACGCGCCGGACCGGCCGGGGCGCGAGTGGGTGTTCGTCGCCCGACGCGACTGACGCGCCGGGCGGGCGTCGCGCCGTCAGGCGGCGAGTGCGACGAGCGCGGCGACGACGGCGAGGAGCGGCACGGTGCCCTGCGATGCCGCCGCGCGCACCATGCGACGGTCGGCGGTCACGAGGACCAGTGCCGCCGCGAGCATCGAGCCGCACGCCAGGAGCACGAGCGCGAGCCCGACGTCGTGCGACCCGGTCGCCGCGACCAGCACCCCGGCGAACGCACCGAACGCGAGGAACAGGTTGTAGAAGCCCTGGTTGTACGCCCACGGGCGCACGGCCGGCACGTCCTCGGCGCGCGTCCGGAACCGCCCGTGCACCTCGGGCCGCTCGAATCGCAGCGACTCCAGCACGAAGATGTAGACGTGCAGGAGGCCCGCGAGGGCGGCCAGGACCAGGGCGACGGTGAGCACGACGACAGTCTGTCGGCGCAGCACCGACGCGCGCCAGGCCGGGGTACGGGCCGACCTACCCTGGAGTCGTGACCACGACCGCCGACGCGCCGACGCGCGTGCTGCCCGCCGCCGACTGGCAGGCGCTCGCAGCCGCGCACGCGGAGCGCGCGGACGCGTTCACGGCAGGGCACCGCGAGCGCCGGCAGCGCCGGGAGCGGCACGCGGTCGAGGACTTCCTGTTCGAGTACTACCCCACGAAGCCCGCGACGCTGCGGCGTTGGCACCCGGGTGCGGGCGTCGCGCTCGGACCCGCACCGGACGGTCCGCCGCCGCACGCGCAGTGGCGCTGGTACCGGGTCGCCGCCGACGGGACGGCCGGGCTCGACGTCGACGCCTTCCTCGCGGAGCGGGGCGACACCGTGGCGTTCGTCGCCGCGCTGCTCGGTGCGACGCTCGACCGGCCCGCGTTCACGGGGTGCTTCGGGCTGCACGAGTGGGCGATGGTCTACCGGGAGGGCGACGACGAGCACCGGCACCCGCTGCCCCTGCGGCTCGGCGGCACCGGCACCGACGCGGTCGTGGAGTCCCACCGCATCCGCTGCTCGCACTTCGACGCGTTCCGGTTCTTCACGCCGGACGCGGTCGCGCGCAACACCCTCCAGCCGACCCGCGAGCGACAGGTCGCGCTCGAGCAGCCGGGGTGCCTGCACGCGGGCATGGACGTCATGGCGCACGCTGCAGGCACCGGGACGCGCTCAACGGAGCCGCCGCCCCTTACTCGTGAGAGCCAAGCGTTGTATGAGCAGCCGGGTTGTCTTCATGCCGCTATGGATTGCTACAAGTGGGCTCTGAAGCTGGGCCCCCTGGTTCCCGGAGACCTTTTGCTCGACTGCTTCGCCCTAGCGGTCGAAATCCGATACACCGACATGCAGGCGTCCCCCTACGACGTCTCGTCGTACGGGCTGCCACCCATTGCGATCGAGACCCCTGAAGGCAAGGCCGAGTACGTTCGCCTGCAGCGCGGCTATTCCGAACGGTCAAATGAGTTGCGGAGGCGCCTACTCGCGGTCTGCAACTGGATCACAACACCGTCGACCGACTAGTGCCGACGTCGAAGTCACCCACCGACCGCCGGTGGCGTCGTTGCGACGGCGACGCGCGCTGTCCACCATGTACGCATGGCCCGTGACCGCCGAGGCAGACGTCGCAACCCGC
The sequence above is a segment of the Cellulomonas fimi genome. Coding sequences within it:
- a CDS encoding DUF1304 domain-containing protein — encoded protein: MLTVALVLAALAGLLHVYIFVLESLRFERPEVHGRFRTRAEDVPAVRPWAYNQGFYNLFLAFGAFAGVLVAATGSHDVGLALVLLACGSMLAAALVLVTADRRMVRAAASQGTVPLLAVVAALVALAA
- a CDS encoding 3-methyladenine DNA glycosylase translates to MTTTADAPTRVLPAADWQALAAAHAERADAFTAGHRERRQRRERHAVEDFLFEYYPTKPATLRRWHPGAGVALGPAPDGPPPHAQWRWYRVAADGTAGLDVDAFLAERGDTVAFVAALLGATLDRPAFTGCFGLHEWAMVYREGDDEHRHPLPLRLGGTGTDAVVESHRIRCSHFDAFRFFTPDAVARNTLQPTRERQVALEQPGCLHAGMDVMAHAAGTGTRSTEPPPLTRESQALYEQPGCLHAAMDCYKWALKLGPLVPGDLLLDCFALAVEIRYTDMQASPYDVSSYGLPPIAIETPEGKAEYVRLQRGYSERSNELRRRLLAVCNWITTPSTD